Proteins from a genomic interval of Fimbriimonadales bacterium:
- the tatC gene encoding twin-arginine translocase subunit TatC: MAVPTNPKYSPPREFDEEEEPESAKATLVEHLEELRQCLTRSLIFIALGWLVGWIFEPYAYASIRQLLQEAAAGKNIEVKEVFTHAPDAFFLKLKLSFVLGLLLSAPFVIWQLWIYVRPALKKNERHAVRAVVPFSIVLFFSGVGFCFGILKPALSWFISYIEQFLGAALYQDPGKFVIFVVKMMLAFGLGFQLPIAIWVLAKIGLLTAESLWRNWRIAVGFIIIASALITPSGDFFSLAMMATPLALLYFGAIAAVRISERRSRKQQT, encoded by the coding sequence GTGGCAGTACCGACAAACCCTAAGTATTCTCCACCACGCGAATTCGACGAAGAGGAAGAACCCGAATCAGCGAAAGCGACGCTGGTCGAGCATTTAGAAGAACTGCGTCAATGCTTGACGCGTTCTTTGATTTTCATCGCGTTGGGCTGGCTCGTTGGATGGATTTTCGAACCCTACGCTTATGCTTCGATACGGCAACTTCTGCAAGAGGCAGCAGCCGGAAAAAACATCGAAGTAAAAGAAGTTTTCACACACGCCCCCGATGCGTTTTTCCTAAAACTTAAACTCTCTTTCGTTTTAGGATTGCTTTTATCCGCGCCTTTCGTCATTTGGCAGTTGTGGATTTATGTGCGTCCTGCTTTGAAGAAAAACGAGCGTCATGCTGTTCGCGCGGTCGTACCGTTTAGCATTGTTTTATTTTTTTCGGGAGTGGGTTTTTGTTTTGGAATTTTAAAACCTGCATTGAGTTGGTTTATCAGTTATATCGAGCAGTTTTTAGGCGCAGCGCTATATCAAGACCCTGGAAAGTTCGTCATTTTCGTAGTCAAAATGATGCTCGCTTTCGGATTAGGTTTCCAACTTCCTATTGCGATTTGGGTTTTGGCGAAAATCGGTTTGTTAACCGCTGAAAGTCTTTGGCGAAATTGGCGAATTGCAGTTGGGTTTATCATCATCGCATCGGCGTTGATAACACCGAGTGGAGATTTCTTCAGTTTGGCGATGATGGCGACTCCTTTAGCTCTCCTGTACTTCGGCGCAATTGCGGCAGTAAGAATCAGCGAACGTAGGAGTAGGAAACAGCAAACTTAA
- a CDS encoding OsmC family protein, with the protein MKAQLEWKGGMVFYAYPPSGYEIHFDAHPDFGGQGKGSQPMETLLCAVAACTAMDVISILQKKKQKITSYRLEITGERPPENTYPRPFTKVKIRHILEGPEIAEEAVQRAVQLSDEKYCGASATLRHQTEVTAEWVVNPPTP; encoded by the coding sequence ATGAAAGCGCAATTGGAATGGAAAGGGGGAATGGTATTTTACGCCTATCCACCTTCTGGCTACGAAATTCACTTCGATGCTCATCCTGATTTCGGCGGGCAAGGCAAAGGTTCTCAACCGATGGAAACGCTTCTTTGCGCCGTTGCAGCATGCACAGCAATGGATGTGATTTCCATTTTGCAAAAGAAAAAACAAAAAATAACATCCTATCGCTTAGAAATCACCGGCGAGCGTCCTCCGGAAAACACATACCCGCGCCCCTTTACGAAAGTAAAAATCCGTCATATCTTAGAAGGTCCCGAAATCGCAGAAGAAGCGGTTCAACGCGCTGTACAGTTAAGCGATGAAAAATACTGCGGCGCGAGTGCAACGCTTCGACATCAAACGGAGGTCACCGCGGAATGGGTAGTCAACCCCCCGACTCCTTGA
- a CDS encoding DUF6569 family protein, with amino-acid sequence MKRRSFNTIVFLITLSLIFVFFAQAEIFPQIDAKESFHLGKPVQAGSIAVIPIESNKAINPHKYITLAEAVKRGLVEIIELPGQESVNTLRVRNKARLPLILFAGELLLGGKQDRIVAKDTIIPPGETYDVAVFCVEHGRWHGKDVKFSGGAGYVPQNVREAAYETASQSEVWAEVDKANERAGAAPATKTIQGALNQPKLKKEVTELAEKLDKAFEKSPNAVGFIVWMNGEIRSAELFANSALFTANRKKLLESYAMEAKLNKAKNTKPVDLAKCNAFLRDILSAKRMMADEDSNSTRWRIRDGKVIGVEAGSTEYKGGFGAGFGHGTYKPGKGGR; translated from the coding sequence ATGAAGCGCAGATCATTCAATACCATTGTATTTCTCATCACCCTATCCCTAATTTTCGTCTTCTTCGCACAAGCAGAAATCTTTCCGCAAATTGACGCGAAAGAGAGTTTCCACCTCGGTAAGCCCGTCCAGGCGGGAAGCATCGCTGTCATCCCTATCGAATCTAACAAGGCAATCAATCCTCACAAATACATCACGCTCGCGGAGGCGGTGAAGCGTGGCTTAGTGGAAATCATAGAATTACCCGGGCAAGAATCCGTAAACACCCTTCGGGTACGCAACAAGGCTCGTCTACCTCTCATTTTATTCGCGGGAGAACTCTTGCTCGGTGGCAAGCAAGACCGCATCGTGGCAAAAGACACGATTATCCCCCCCGGCGAAACCTACGACGTCGCCGTCTTTTGCGTAGAACATGGACGCTGGCACGGAAAGGACGTGAAGTTTTCAGGGGGGGCTGGGTACGTCCCTCAAAATGTTCGAGAAGCCGCATACGAAACGGCAAGCCAGTCCGAAGTTTGGGCTGAAGTAGACAAAGCGAACGAGCGAGCAGGCGCTGCGCCTGCTACGAAAACGATTCAAGGTGCTCTCAATCAACCCAAACTGAAAAAAGAAGTAACGGAATTAGCAGAGAAATTGGATAAAGCATTCGAAAAATCTCCGAATGCTGTCGGCTTCATCGTTTGGATGAACGGAGAAATTCGCTCCGCCGAACTTTTTGCGAACAGTGCGCTTTTCACTGCAAATCGCAAGAAACTGCTGGAAAGTTACGCGATGGAAGCGAAACTCAACAAAGCGAAGAACACTAAGCCAGTAGATTTGGCAAAATGCAATGCATTTCTCCGGGACATTCTATCGGCAAAACGAATGATGGCGGACGAGGACTCGAATAGCACTCGTTGGCGAATTCGAGACGGTAAAGTCATCGGAGTCGAAGCAGGAAGCACGGAGTACAAAGGCGGCTTCGGGGCGGGTTTCGGTCATGGAACCTATAAGCCCGGAAAAGGAGGAAGGTGA
- a CDS encoding tetratricopeptide repeat protein produces MERPAANNFSFPNSVWERNANTTLIKPLILIFQERQIEFTDTDPNLEIAIPLSDALKNTGKVIAALVNQADPYVAAAIQDGLFRWQDPPTREHAFRLARVIKADYLAIVKATAVGGLVNGKIELYQNSKLVFQDTSTTSIIKEGQLDRESSALSLANSWTTKLEVGPFKNLLPPPDVENPPPGEATYKPSLPIEPDKRPFENGKIALNAGRTTEAISLLRESVDADPFHIEARLLLIEALRREDKPFLAAEEAIRGARLLNDNPDLLLSAAESYLQGGQFDSAMKLVEEALAKDPLNADAYVLKGDLLLGSLQYTEAVEAYNQALTRKEEGETFYKRAQAYILMGEFEKGLQDIESAKKIGFSEEPVHRLRRYRRNVPSLDSVFISLSTGVSNLIKEAGAFPETPELLQKCQDLKKRCTLFSEYLERLNPVPIEHEKSHSQRSLASILLIQSLSSLQKFLSEKNEHAQGDASLLQVEAMREFAAAQQQYRQELNKPSL; encoded by the coding sequence TTGGAACGCCCGGCAGCGAACAATTTCTCGTTCCCAAACTCTGTTTGGGAACGCAATGCTAACACCACGCTTATCAAACCTTTAATCCTCATCTTTCAAGAAAGACAAATCGAGTTTACAGACACCGACCCGAATCTCGAAATCGCGATTCCCTTATCCGACGCTTTGAAAAACACAGGAAAAGTGATTGCGGCTTTAGTCAATCAAGCCGACCCCTACGTCGCTGCTGCTATTCAAGACGGTTTGTTTCGCTGGCAAGACCCCCCGACACGAGAGCATGCCTTTCGTCTCGCCAGAGTCATCAAAGCGGATTACCTCGCCATCGTAAAAGCCACTGCAGTGGGGGGGCTCGTAAACGGGAAAATAGAGCTTTATCAAAACTCGAAACTTGTGTTTCAAGACACGAGCACGACGTCGATCATCAAGGAGGGGCAACTCGATAGGGAATCCTCTGCGCTTTCGTTGGCGAATAGTTGGACCACCAAGCTCGAAGTCGGTCCTTTCAAAAATTTGCTTCCTCCGCCAGACGTGGAAAATCCCCCCCCTGGCGAAGCTACCTATAAACCGAGTCTGCCCATCGAGCCGGACAAGCGTCCTTTCGAAAACGGAAAAATTGCATTGAATGCGGGCAGAACGACCGAGGCGATTTCTCTTTTGCGCGAATCGGTAGATGCCGATCCGTTTCACATCGAGGCAAGACTTTTATTGATCGAAGCTCTGCGCAGGGAGGATAAACCGTTCCTCGCCGCAGAGGAAGCGATTCGAGGCGCGAGACTTCTGAACGACAATCCCGACTTACTCCTTTCCGCCGCTGAATCCTATCTTCAGGGGGGGCAATTCGATAGTGCCATGAAACTGGTGGAAGAAGCCTTAGCCAAAGATCCCCTCAATGCCGATGCTTATGTTTTGAAAGGCGATTTGCTTCTCGGCTCTTTGCAATATACAGAGGCGGTCGAAGCCTACAACCAAGCGCTTACGCGAAAGGAGGAAGGTGAGACGTTTTATAAAAGAGCCCAAGCCTACATCCTCATGGGAGAATTCGAAAAAGGCTTGCAGGACATCGAAAGTGCAAAAAAAATCGGGTTCTCCGAAGAGCCCGTTCATCGTCTCCGTCGCTATCGTCGAAATGTGCCCTCTTTGGATTCCGTTTTTATCAGTCTTTCTACGGGGGTCAGCAATTTAATCAAAGAAGCAGGTGCGTTTCCGGAAACCCCGGAATTATTACAGAAGTGCCAAGACCTCAAGAAGCGGTGTACGCTTTTTTCCGAGTATTTGGAGCGTCTCAATCCCGTCCCGATAGAGCACGAGAAATCCCACTCTCAACGCAGTTTGGCATCTATATTGCTTATTCAATCGTTATCGAGTTTGCAGAAGTTTCTTTCCGAAAAGAATGAGCATGCGCAAGGGGATGCTTCGCTCCTTCAAGTAGAAGCGATGCGGGAATTTGCAGCAGCCCAGCAACAATACAGGCAAGAACTCAACAAACCGAGCTTATAA
- a CDS encoding DinB family protein, which yields MNAIDTLLRAAEYSYSELLEALDGVSEKLSWAVLPQGGADYLHSDGSIHGIVLHIATCKIMYASAAFRNAEILWRDCAKRVETFEPNWKAALDYLAEAHQYWVSSWENLKDDDLDVERIHTSGNPRPTWKIIYTVIQHDSYHAGQIAMLRYALTETDKHPPSVAEDIRKYCANEPFW from the coding sequence ATGAACGCTATCGATACTCTTCTCCGTGCAGCAGAGTATTCCTATTCGGAACTTCTCGAAGCTCTCGATGGTGTATCGGAAAAATTATCGTGGGCAGTTTTACCTCAAGGGGGGGCTGACTATTTGCATTCTGATGGCTCTATTCACGGAATCGTTTTACACATTGCGACTTGTAAAATCATGTACGCGAGCGCTGCTTTTCGAAACGCAGAAATCCTATGGCGCGACTGTGCGAAACGAGTGGAAACATTCGAACCGAATTGGAAAGCCGCTCTCGATTATCTCGCCGAAGCGCATCAGTATTGGGTTTCCTCGTGGGAGAATCTCAAAGACGACGACTTAGATGTAGAGCGCATACACACTTCTGGCAACCCTCGACCGACTTGGAAAATTATTTACACGGTAATTCAACACGATTCCTATCATGCAGGGCAAATCGCAATGCTACGCTATGCATTAACGGAAACCGACAAACATCCCCCCTCGGTCGCAGAAGACATCCGAAAATATTGCGCGAACGAGCCATTCTGGTAA
- a CDS encoding DEAD/DEAH box helicase: protein MIHRETRLFAPEEILNALRELPFYEGQIENAPCTLPREAEYAEPERPMHPVLEKRLREIGIERLYSHQATAFDLATAKKDIVVTTGTGSGKTLCYNLPVLHALLSEPAAKALYLFPTKALAQDQLGKLRELTPPGIEMQTYDGDTPLSERASIRKKAHIILSNPDMLHVGILPNHTSWIKFLKNLRFIVIDELHAYSGVFGSHVALVISRLLRLCAWHGNRPQIIACSASIRNPLELFRSLTGRDAELVDRDGSPRGIRMFVFWNPPLIGEGYRRSSITETARLMSALVRMGIRALVFSQSRIAAELVLSYARKELEEEAPALSKVVESYRGGYTPQERREIERRLFHGDLFALSTTNAMELGVDIGSLDAAVINGYPGSVSSLRQQAGRAGRGARDGLAIFIARDDPLEQFLMRHPEIALEGKAESVRVHPGNPYVLAPHLICAAHERPISVSELEVFPPQALDTLESLEKEGTLERRSGMWFFPQSESPASKINLRSSGREFTIFSEGEVLGSLEEWRAYHSAHEGAIYMHRGENYLVKELDLRAGKVEVENVVADYYTQSLVTTSVYPDVEIRRKEFSGGGLTFLGLTVTNTVDGYLKKSMKTNEVLAREGLDLPPYSFQTLGLCFDIHCCDEGDENWICGVHALEHLLVALAPVVARCEPRDLGSAYYPFWLPTASPAIFVFDSVPGGAGICEALYEEAEDWIAHVQEQLANCRCREGCPSCIFSPRCPYSNQSLSKPYAQRIISALVK, encoded by the coding sequence TTGATTCATCGGGAAACTCGTCTTTTTGCGCCGGAAGAAATCTTGAATGCCCTTCGAGAGTTGCCTTTTTACGAGGGGCAAATCGAAAACGCGCCTTGCACACTTCCACGGGAAGCCGAATATGCAGAACCGGAACGACCTATGCATCCCGTTCTCGAAAAACGCTTGAGAGAAATCGGAATCGAACGACTGTATTCACACCAAGCGACCGCTTTCGACCTCGCTACTGCGAAGAAGGACATCGTTGTAACGACTGGTACCGGTAGCGGAAAAACGCTTTGTTACAATCTGCCCGTCTTGCATGCGTTGCTTTCCGAGCCAGCGGCGAAGGCTTTATATTTGTTTCCCACTAAAGCGCTTGCGCAAGATCAATTAGGCAAACTGCGAGAATTGACGCCACCCGGAATCGAAATGCAAACATACGATGGCGATACCCCGCTCTCCGAACGAGCCTCGATTCGCAAAAAAGCACATATTATTTTGAGCAACCCCGACATGTTGCATGTAGGCATCCTTCCGAATCACACATCGTGGATTAAATTTCTCAAAAATCTGAGATTCATCGTTATTGATGAACTTCATGCATATTCGGGTGTTTTCGGCTCACATGTCGCGCTGGTGATTTCGCGCCTGCTGCGTTTATGTGCGTGGCATGGAAATCGTCCGCAAATCATCGCTTGCAGTGCGAGCATACGAAATCCGTTAGAACTTTTCCGTTCGCTCACGGGGAGGGATGCGGAACTCGTAGACCGCGATGGTTCTCCGAGAGGAATTCGCATGTTCGTTTTTTGGAACCCCCCTCTGATAGGAGAAGGATATCGCAGAAGTTCCATCACGGAAACCGCTCGATTGATGAGCGCGCTCGTTCGAATGGGAATTCGCGCATTGGTGTTCTCTCAATCGCGCATCGCTGCCGAGTTGGTGCTTTCCTATGCAAGAAAAGAACTCGAAGAAGAGGCTCCTGCTTTATCGAAAGTCGTGGAAAGTTATAGGGGGGGCTATACTCCGCAAGAACGAAGGGAAATCGAGCGGAGACTGTTTCATGGAGACTTGTTCGCACTGAGCACGACGAATGCAATGGAATTAGGCGTGGATATCGGTTCTTTGGATGCCGCTGTGATTAACGGGTATCCGGGTTCGGTTTCTAGTTTGCGGCAACAAGCAGGACGCGCAGGGCGAGGGGCGAGAGACGGTTTGGCAATTTTTATCGCGCGAGATGACCCTTTGGAGCAGTTTCTCATGCGCCATCCGGAGATAGCACTGGAAGGAAAAGCGGAATCCGTGAGGGTTCACCCGGGGAATCCCTATGTTTTAGCACCGCATCTGATCTGTGCCGCTCACGAAAGGCCGATTTCCGTGTCGGAATTGGAAGTGTTCCCCCCCCAAGCTCTCGATACTCTCGAAAGTTTGGAAAAAGAAGGGACGTTGGAACGTCGTTCCGGCATGTGGTTTTTCCCGCAATCAGAATCGCCTGCATCGAAAATCAACTTGCGTTCTTCGGGACGGGAGTTTACGATTTTTTCGGAAGGAGAAGTTCTCGGAAGTTTGGAAGAGTGGAGAGCCTATCACAGCGCTCACGAAGGGGCAATTTATATGCACAGGGGGGAGAACTATCTCGTAAAAGAATTGGATTTGCGAGCCGGAAAAGTCGAAGTGGAAAATGTGGTAGCCGACTATTATACGCAATCTCTCGTCACGACTTCGGTATATCCAGATGTGGAAATACGGCGAAAGGAATTTTCAGGGGGGGGATTGACTTTTTTAGGCCTTACGGTGACGAATACGGTGGATGGTTATTTGAAAAAATCTATGAAAACGAACGAAGTGCTGGCTCGTGAAGGATTAGATTTACCTCCTTATTCTTTCCAAACGCTCGGGTTGTGCTTCGATATTCATTGTTGCGACGAAGGGGATGAGAATTGGATTTGCGGTGTGCATGCTCTCGAGCATCTTTTGGTTGCCCTTGCTCCCGTCGTCGCTCGTTGTGAGCCGCGTGATTTAGGTAGCGCCTATTATCCGTTTTGGCTTCCCACCGCATCGCCGGCGATTTTCGTGTTCGATTCCGTGCCAGGGGGGGCTGGAATATGCGAGGCTCTATACGAAGAGGCAGAGGATTGGATCGCGCACGTGCAAGAGCAGCTCGCAAACTGCCGCTGTCGAGAGGGGTGTCCTTCTTGTATTTTCAGCCCCCGCTGCCCCTATTCGAATCAGTCCTTGAGCAAGCCCTACGCGCAAAGAATAATCTCTGCCCTTGTCAAGTAG
- a CDS encoding prolyl oligopeptidase family serine peptidase: MTLLTSILVTILMTNSQSQTKFKYPAAERMDFVEEIHGVKVSDPYRWLEDLDSEKTKKWIRAQNELTNSFLSAIPERSKIRARLKALWNYERYGIPFKRGEKYFFTKNSGLQKQSVFYVMDSLRDKPRVLLDPNKLSKDGTIAVVSYSVSEDGKYLAYGISDGGSDWIEWRVREVSTGKDRPDRVKWSKFSTAEWAKDSRGFYYGRYDEPKPGEELESVNYYHKIFYHRLGTKQSDDVLVYERPDEKEWFFEPYVTEDGKYLVLMIWKGTERENRLFYKDLTEPNSKVVELLNKADAAYHFVGNEGSIFWIRTDKDAPFWRLVAIDVRNPSQENWKTVIPETRDTLDSVSLVGDRFIARYLKDAQSMVKVFRLDGKFESEIKLPGVGSAYGFEGRRKDKETFYGYTSFLKPLTIFHYDIVKRRSRTFRAPKISFDSGKYITKQVFYTSKDGTRVPLFITHKKNLRLTGNHPTLLYGYGGFGISLTPWFSQEVAGWLELGGVYAVACLRGGGEYGVPWHEAGKLQNKQNVFDDFISAAEWLIKNKYTNSRRLAIHGSSNGGLLVGAVLTQRPELFGAALPDVGVLDMLRFHKFTIGWAWTTEYGSPDDPDAFRWLYAYSPYHRIKQGTKYPPTLITTSDHDDRVVPIHSFKFAAALQAAQGGDAPILIRIETRAGHGMGKPTDKQIDLAADMLSFLLRVFEMKLPKDYGR, from the coding sequence ATGACCTTGCTAACGTCTATACTCGTGACGATTCTTATGACTAATAGCCAATCCCAGACCAAATTTAAGTACCCTGCGGCAGAGCGTATGGATTTCGTAGAGGAAATTCACGGAGTCAAAGTCTCGGACCCGTATCGCTGGCTGGAAGACCTCGACTCCGAAAAAACGAAAAAGTGGATTCGGGCACAAAACGAGTTGACGAATTCCTTCCTCAGCGCAATTCCCGAGCGTTCGAAAATTCGCGCCCGACTGAAAGCCTTATGGAACTACGAGCGTTATGGAATCCCTTTCAAACGAGGCGAAAAATATTTCTTCACGAAAAACTCAGGATTGCAAAAACAGAGTGTGTTTTACGTTATGGACTCGCTGAGGGATAAGCCTCGCGTTTTACTCGACCCGAATAAACTTTCGAAAGACGGAACGATCGCTGTCGTGTCGTATTCCGTTTCCGAGGATGGAAAATACCTCGCTTACGGAATCTCCGATGGAGGCTCGGATTGGATCGAGTGGCGTGTGCGCGAAGTAAGCACAGGCAAAGACAGACCCGACCGTGTGAAATGGTCGAAATTTTCTACTGCAGAATGGGCGAAAGACTCGAGAGGATTTTATTACGGACGTTACGATGAGCCAAAACCGGGAGAAGAACTTGAATCCGTAAATTACTATCACAAGATTTTTTATCATCGTCTCGGAACGAAACAGAGTGACGATGTCCTCGTTTACGAAAGACCGGATGAAAAGGAGTGGTTTTTCGAACCGTATGTAACCGAGGATGGAAAATATCTCGTTCTCATGATTTGGAAAGGCACAGAACGAGAAAATCGTTTGTTTTACAAAGATTTGACCGAGCCTAACTCGAAAGTAGTCGAATTACTGAATAAAGCAGACGCCGCGTATCATTTCGTAGGAAACGAAGGATCGATTTTTTGGATTCGAACCGATAAAGACGCTCCCTTTTGGAGACTCGTCGCAATAGACGTTCGCAATCCATCGCAAGAAAACTGGAAAACGGTAATACCGGAAACACGCGACACACTCGATTCGGTTTCATTGGTAGGAGACCGCTTCATTGCGAGATATTTGAAAGATGCTCAAAGCATGGTCAAAGTTTTTCGACTCGATGGTAAATTCGAATCGGAAATCAAACTCCCTGGCGTCGGCTCAGCATATGGATTCGAAGGAAGAAGAAAAGACAAAGAGACTTTTTACGGTTACACTTCTTTCTTGAAGCCGTTGACGATTTTTCATTACGATATCGTAAAACGAAGAAGCCGAACTTTTCGAGCGCCGAAGATTTCGTTCGACTCAGGAAAGTATATTACGAAGCAAGTTTTTTACACGAGCAAGGACGGCACTCGGGTACCTCTTTTCATCACGCACAAAAAGAACCTCAGGCTTACAGGAAATCATCCGACGCTTCTCTATGGATACGGAGGATTCGGAATTTCGCTGACACCATGGTTCTCACAGGAAGTCGCCGGTTGGCTGGAATTAGGCGGAGTGTACGCCGTCGCATGTCTGCGGGGGGGCGGTGAGTATGGCGTTCCTTGGCATGAAGCCGGTAAATTACAAAACAAACAGAATGTTTTCGATGATTTCATCTCCGCCGCAGAGTGGCTCATTAAAAACAAATACACGAATTCTCGAAGACTGGCGATACACGGAAGCAGTAATGGTGGGCTGCTCGTCGGCGCTGTTCTCACGCAAAGGCCTGAATTATTCGGTGCCGCACTGCCCGACGTCGGTGTTTTGGACATGCTACGTTTCCATAAATTCACCATCGGCTGGGCATGGACGACAGAATACGGTTCTCCCGACGACCCGGATGCTTTTCGTTGGCTTTACGCTTATTCACCCTATCATCGAATCAAACAAGGGACGAAATATCCTCCGACTTTGATTACGACATCGGACCATGACGACCGTGTCGTACCCATTCACAGTTTCAAATTCGCGGCGGCATTGCAAGCGGCGCAAGGGGGGGATGCTCCGATTTTGATTCGCATCGAAACGCGCGCTGGACACGGCATGGGCAAACCGACGGACAAGCAAATAGATTTAGCCGCCGACATGTTATCGTTTTTACTGAGAGTTTTCGAGATGAAGCTCCCGAAAGATTATGGAAGATAA
- a CDS encoding tetratricopeptide repeat protein, which translates to MECSNCQAKNAQDAKFCNMCGEKLEAPVVLTPEETESLLAEGYSAIQNDKPSEALYIAETVLKADPKNTSALALKALVHEQREDLETALSLYEQILSLKPDSTLDRIRLIQIHKQLEAKAPLESIEQKSQRSLALLAGAGACLTVIVLGVVLALATSKSSSVPNTEKERYASNLPLGFEIPVQQKTPQPQNQQTQNPPSYGAQQNDPSASRQPNPFPSRIWNPGPLSITRDAELQPLPDPSSGSSNPNLMNQTPSVSPSVISSGNQNTNQNIVTETPKEDENILEPPKPPHRGIVKIQVYDENESATDPAAVSENIYRIAQNKMKAGDYRGAIKDFLASLNGSQKPALTHQLIARCYKALGDKENARQHFENAKRLYKQAGQTEEEKACEKELQLLG; encoded by the coding sequence ATGGAATGTTCGAATTGCCAGGCTAAGAATGCTCAAGACGCTAAATTCTGCAATATGTGCGGAGAGAAATTAGAGGCGCCGGTCGTTTTGACCCCCGAAGAAACCGAATCTCTGCTCGCAGAGGGGTATAGCGCTATTCAAAACGATAAGCCGAGCGAAGCCCTCTATATCGCAGAAACGGTTCTCAAAGCCGACCCCAAAAACACTTCGGCTTTGGCACTGAAAGCCTTAGTACACGAGCAAAGAGAAGACCTCGAAACTGCCTTGAGCCTTTACGAGCAAATTCTTTCCCTCAAACCGGATTCCACTCTCGATAGAATTCGTTTGATTCAAATTCACAAACAGCTCGAAGCGAAAGCTCCGCTGGAGAGCATCGAGCAAAAAAGCCAAAGGTCACTGGCACTTTTAGCAGGGGCAGGTGCGTGTCTCACTGTAATCGTTTTGGGCGTCGTGCTTGCTTTGGCAACCTCGAAATCCTCGAGCGTGCCTAATACCGAAAAAGAGCGCTATGCCTCTAACCTGCCGCTCGGTTTCGAAATACCCGTTCAACAAAAAACGCCTCAACCTCAAAATCAACAAACACAGAATCCCCCCTCTTACGGTGCGCAGCAGAACGATCCATCCGCATCTCGCCAGCCGAATCCGTTTCCGTCGAGGATATGGAACCCCGGTCCTTTATCCATCACTCGTGATGCGGAATTACAACCGCTGCCAGACCCGTCTTCGGGGTCTTCGAATCCCAATTTAATGAATCAAACTCCCTCGGTTTCACCTTCGGTGATTTCTTCGGGAAATCAAAACACGAATCAAAATATAGTTACGGAAACACCGAAAGAGGACGAAAACATTCTCGAACCTCCGAAGCCCCCCCATCGTGGAATCGTAAAAATCCAAGTTTACGACGAGAACGAATCGGCGACGGATCCCGCTGCAGTCAGTGAAAATATTTATCGCATCGCGCAAAACAAAATGAAAGCGGGGGACTATCGAGGGGCTATCAAAGACTTTTTGGCGTCGCTCAATGGTTCGCAGAAACCCGCGCTCACGCACCAACTCATCGCTCGTTGTTATAAAGCACTCGGTGATAAAGAAAACGCTCGGCAACATTTCGAAAACGCGAAACGGCTCTATAAACAAGCCGGGCAAACGGAAGAAGAGAAGGCTTGCGAAAAAGAACTGCAACTTTTAGGGTGA
- a CDS encoding O-methyltransferase translates to MGSQPPDSLNEYLEKLEAHSHPVLEEMERLAKEKDFPIIGHQCGKRMAILAHAIGAKRVFEVGSGFGYSTLWFAMAVGSDGVVMHTEFDEKNSNLAREFLGKAGLSDRCRFLIGDGLLLLQKERGPFDCILIDCDKKQYPLALQEAVAKLRVGGLLFAHNVIWSGRVASQDNEPSTEAIRKYNKEIMGHPELLSYIDPVHDGLAVSVKIPLGLKQNWHLD, encoded by the coding sequence ATGGGTAGTCAACCCCCCGACTCCTTGAACGAATATCTCGAAAAACTCGAAGCGCATTCGCATCCCGTTCTCGAAGAGATGGAGCGTCTTGCAAAGGAAAAAGATTTTCCGATTATCGGGCATCAATGTGGAAAACGTATGGCAATCCTCGCCCATGCAATCGGAGCGAAAAGGGTATTCGAAGTCGGTTCAGGTTTCGGCTACTCCACACTTTGGTTCGCGATGGCGGTGGGGAGTGATGGAGTCGTAATGCATACCGAATTCGATGAGAAAAACAGTAATTTAGCCCGCGAGTTTTTAGGCAAAGCGGGTTTATCTGACCGTTGCCGATTTTTGATTGGGGACGGCTTGCTCTTGCTTCAAAAAGAGCGAGGTCCGTTCGACTGTATCCTAATAGATTGCGATAAAAAGCAGTATCCTCTCGCACTTCAAGAGGCGGTGGCGAAACTCCGTGTTGGTGGGCTTCTCTTCGCCCATAATGTGATTTGGAGCGGAAGAGTTGCTTCGCAAGACAATGAGCCCTCTACGGAGGCTATCCGAAAATACAATAAGGAGATCATGGGTCATCCCGAGTTGCTGAGTTATATCGACCCCGTTCACGATGGTTTAGCCGTGAGTGTGAAAATTCCCCTTGGTTTGAAGCAGAATTGGCATCTCGATTAG